Proteins encoded within one genomic window of Nonomuraea gerenzanensis:
- a CDS encoding sulfotransferase family protein translates to MSDRPVFVIGCPRSGTTMLQLMLHSHPRMAVPPETRFLVPAYYRRRTWGDLRVAQRRRALAEWIATDRSTKFRELKIDKNEFVRQSVEGPGSLGSVIGTAFRMYADRFDKARWGDKRPSYVKQVDLLLRLFPDAQFIHLIRDGRDCVASLKEMPWYTLDSFHAVSTWAEAIDAGGRLKRTLASDTYYELRYEDLTDDPMTELKKLCHFLDEDFSPSMISPREAASVAVPQHKVWHSNTHREVTRSRVGSWANRLDDWEIALCEHMLGDRLESMGYELSGAPKPAKEHVVACQKTMQKRKASRMRKGMRDRFNRLREPSPVAALLTTRQRSLAGVPQQRKELTEPV, encoded by the coding sequence ATGTCCGACCGACCAGTCTTCGTCATCGGATGTCCGCGGTCCGGCACCACGATGCTCCAGCTCATGCTCCACTCGCACCCGCGCATGGCGGTGCCGCCGGAGACGCGCTTCCTCGTTCCCGCCTACTACCGCCGCCGCACGTGGGGCGACCTGCGCGTGGCCCAGCGCCGCCGCGCGCTGGCGGAGTGGATCGCCACCGACCGCAGCACGAAGTTCCGCGAGCTGAAGATCGACAAGAACGAGTTCGTCCGGCAGTCCGTCGAGGGCCCCGGCTCGCTCGGCTCCGTGATCGGCACGGCCTTCCGCATGTACGCCGACCGCTTCGACAAGGCCCGCTGGGGCGACAAGCGGCCCAGCTACGTCAAGCAGGTGGACCTGCTGCTGCGGCTCTTCCCCGACGCCCAGTTCATCCACCTCATCAGGGACGGCCGCGACTGCGTGGCCTCGCTGAAGGAGATGCCCTGGTACACCCTGGACTCCTTCCACGCGGTCTCCACCTGGGCCGAGGCCATCGACGCGGGCGGCAGGCTGAAGCGCACGCTGGCCTCCGACACCTACTACGAGCTGCGCTACGAGGACCTCACCGACGACCCGATGACCGAGCTGAAGAAGCTCTGCCACTTCCTGGACGAGGACTTCTCGCCGTCCATGATCTCGCCGCGCGAGGCGGCCAGCGTGGCGGTGCCGCAGCACAAGGTCTGGCACAGCAACACCCACCGCGAGGTCACCCGCAGCCGCGTCGGGAGCTGGGCGAACCGGCTCGACGACTGGGAGATCGCGCTGTGCGAGCACATGCTGGGCGACCGGCTGGAGTCCATGGGCTACGAGCTGAGCGGCGCGCCCAAGCCGGCCAAGGAGCACGTGGTCGCCTGCCAGAAGACGATGCAGAAGCGTAAGGCGTCCCGCATGCGCAAGGGCATGCGCGACCGCTTCAACCGGCTGCGCGAGCCCAGCCCGGTCGCGGCGCTGCTCACCACCCGCCAGCGGTCGTTGGCCGGGGTCCCGCAGCAGCGCAAGGAGCTCACCGAACCGGTCTGA
- a CDS encoding GNAT family N-acetyltransferase, whose amino-acid sequence MLRDVQDDELADMRRWRNHPRVRAASFTTHEISEAEHLRWWAAVSADPGRRVLMYDHHGLAAGVVTYSDLTAESATWGFYLDLDTLERRGDLLPAWIGLERAAVGHAFGPLGLSTLRGEVLDGNEPVMRLHRRFGFAEVSRRRQLVDGVPRDAVTFEIRKEGR is encoded by the coding sequence GTGCTGAGGGATGTCCAGGACGACGAGCTGGCGGACATGCGCCGCTGGCGCAACCATCCGCGGGTGCGCGCCGCCAGCTTCACCACGCACGAGATCTCGGAGGCCGAGCATCTGCGCTGGTGGGCGGCGGTCAGCGCCGATCCGGGCAGGCGCGTGCTGATGTACGACCACCACGGCCTCGCCGCCGGAGTGGTGACCTACTCCGACCTGACGGCGGAGAGCGCCACCTGGGGTTTCTACCTCGACCTCGACACGCTGGAGCGGCGGGGCGACCTGCTGCCCGCCTGGATCGGGCTGGAGCGGGCGGCCGTCGGGCACGCCTTCGGCCCGCTCGGGCTGAGCACGCTGCGCGGCGAGGTGCTCGACGGCAACGAGCCGGTGATGCGGCTGCACAGGCGGTTCGGGTTCGCCGAGGTGAGCAGGCGCCGGCAGCTCGTGGACGGGGTGCCGCGCGACGCCGTGACCTTCGAGATCAGGAAGGAAGGCCGATGA
- a CDS encoding glycosyltransferase family 2 protein — MIPLLSVIVPIYNVEPYLAECLKSLAAQTLEDLEVVLVDDGSVDGSRRVAEDFAASDDRFVLIGQRNLGPGPARNQGIRQARGAYLAFADGDDVVPPEAYERLVGKLTETGSDLACGAVRRLVDGELQESVLHEKVFRRPQLCTHITDKQVLVRDRTVWNKVYRRGFWERAGLEFPSGIYEDVPVAMQAHVLATSVDMVGQVVYHWRKREEGETSITQRRSELPNLAERLAAIRAVRAFLDDRAPELLDGFDALVLEKDTIFLFQALEHCEEDPGPLLELGHSWMAALGPHVLDSAPSLRRLELHLLRRGLVAELRTVREFRRGREDVTRVVPRGLRSTNWYGDYPFFRDRRLRIPDEVFDAREELKLIARVESCEWTGAEYRLRAHVGIHRVDRKVPKVNLWLSDGDRRVPLETRRRGRYGVVAAFDPHRLEGGGPWRLQVRAEMRGLVLKNWARDGESGPVWRFSVPGWSRSGMDIPQ; from the coding sequence ATGATCCCCCTGCTCAGCGTCATCGTCCCGATCTACAACGTGGAGCCGTACCTCGCCGAGTGCCTCAAGTCGCTGGCCGCGCAGACGCTGGAGGACCTGGAGGTGGTCCTGGTGGACGACGGCTCCGTGGACGGCAGCCGGCGCGTCGCCGAGGACTTCGCGGCCAGTGACGACCGCTTCGTGCTGATCGGCCAGCGCAACCTGGGGCCGGGCCCGGCCCGCAACCAGGGGATCCGGCAGGCGCGGGGCGCGTACCTGGCCTTCGCCGACGGTGACGACGTGGTGCCGCCGGAGGCGTACGAGCGGCTCGTCGGCAAGCTCACCGAGACCGGCTCCGACCTGGCGTGCGGGGCGGTGCGGCGGCTGGTGGACGGCGAGCTGCAGGAGTCGGTCCTGCACGAGAAGGTGTTCAGGCGCCCGCAGCTGTGCACGCACATCACCGACAAACAGGTGCTGGTCAGGGACCGCACCGTGTGGAACAAGGTCTACCGGCGCGGCTTCTGGGAACGCGCGGGCCTGGAGTTCCCCTCGGGCATCTACGAGGACGTGCCGGTCGCCATGCAGGCCCACGTGCTGGCGACCAGCGTGGACATGGTGGGCCAGGTCGTCTACCACTGGCGCAAGCGCGAGGAGGGGGAGACCTCGATCACGCAGCGCCGCTCCGAGCTGCCCAACCTGGCCGAGCGGCTGGCGGCCATCCGCGCGGTGCGCGCCTTCCTCGACGATCGCGCGCCCGAGCTGCTCGACGGCTTCGACGCGCTGGTGCTGGAGAAGGACACGATCTTCCTGTTCCAGGCGCTGGAGCACTGCGAGGAGGATCCGGGGCCGCTGCTGGAGCTGGGGCACTCCTGGATGGCCGCGCTGGGCCCGCACGTGCTGGACTCGGCGCCGTCGCTGCGCCGCCTGGAGCTGCACCTGCTCAGGCGCGGCCTGGTGGCGGAGCTGCGTACGGTGCGGGAGTTCCGGCGCGGGCGCGAGGACGTCACCCGCGTGGTGCCGCGCGGGCTGCGCAGCACGAACTGGTACGGCGACTACCCCTTCTTCCGCGACCGCCGGCTGCGCATCCCCGACGAGGTGTTCGACGCCCGCGAGGAGCTGAAGCTGATCGCCAGGGTCGAGTCGTGCGAGTGGACGGGCGCCGAGTACCGCCTGCGCGCCCACGTCGGCATCCACCGCGTCGATCGCAAGGTCCCCAAGGTGAACCTGTGGCTCAGCGACGGCGACCGCCGGGTGCCCCTGGAGACCAGGCGGCGTGGCCGCTACGGCGTCGTGGCCGCCTTCGACCCGCACCGGCTCGAAGGCGGCGGCCCCTGGCGGCTCCAGGTGCGGGCCGAAATGCGCGGTCTGGTGCTGAAGAACTGGGCCAGGGACGGTGAATCCGGTCCGGTGTGGCGGTTCTCCGTGCCGGGTTGGTCAAGAAGCGGCATGGACATCCCCCAGTAG
- a CDS encoding bifunctional glycosyltransferase/CDP-glycerol:glycerophosphate glycerophosphotransferase: MPDVTVVVITYNDAERLPRAVRSVLRQSLRDLEVIISDDASTDGTPEVARRLARADARVRYLRRPVNSGGCGAPRNDGIDAAAAPYVMFLDSDDELPRHACKSLLTEIEHTGADFVSGQISRLFEPSGRLRPYYPSLFARRRVVEGIRQEPELFLDSFSTNKLYSVAFLRDRALRFPEDIHYEDHVFAAELYAVARRFAVVPWTVYHWHRAPTNDSISLSIDDLANVRQRVIAARLSDDLLREHGAADLVPHRQYRFLRQDLRVYLNPLPLRDAVWVKEFAAIVRPYLEEIPEEVYERVDPLDRVCAQLILDDRTEDLRTAAGSLTGPRAAPRAAVQLDGRTYWGTSVSPGLDITALRLAELPFSASRLRHEVAALSCDGERVRMTVRTYDPFGALPVDWTAFLQLGGERVPISPEPSGEGGYVSQVTFTPRGRCDPRIGFTRTSDGHTTTDRILADPHTEPIELPGCTLKVEGYAGYLTVRPDPAPRSVWRRVRRRLLRRLSTPANKLRAYKVLIRVLPPRRNLALFESDVGKGYNGSPRAIYEEIRRRGLPIEAVWSVARGRRNFPADARLVRRGSWRYVWTMARAGIWVDSHGFPLDYPKPRGTRYLQTWHGQGIKSIGFDAPDLRGDFDGPRARWRAAVARWDALVSPSAEFSRVFLPSNGYSGKVYRCGTPRCDALVRARQSDDVRRRLEVPPGRQVLLYAPTYRDRAKHSGRSVRVDLELLAEELADEWVVVLRTHPVERYRPPEHLRHFVRDAGAYPEINDLMLASDALLTDYSSVMCDYALTGKPMVFFIDDWDDYRLSERGVYHDLPAIAPGPCLTTTEDLVAVLRALPAVHEAYAQRYAAFRDLWCADEHGDAAARIVADFFAEAGR, encoded by the coding sequence ATGCCGGACGTCACCGTGGTCGTCATCACCTACAACGACGCCGAACGCCTGCCCAGAGCGGTGCGCTCCGTGCTCCGGCAGTCGCTGCGCGACCTGGAGGTGATCATCTCCGACGACGCCAGCACGGACGGCACGCCGGAGGTGGCGCGGCGGCTCGCGCGGGCCGACGCGCGCGTGCGCTACCTGCGCAGGCCGGTCAACAGCGGCGGCTGCGGGGCGCCGCGCAACGACGGGATCGACGCGGCGGCGGCGCCGTACGTGATGTTCCTCGACAGCGACGACGAGCTGCCCAGGCACGCGTGCAAGAGCCTGCTCACCGAGATCGAGCACACCGGGGCCGACTTCGTGTCGGGGCAGATCTCGCGGCTGTTCGAGCCGAGCGGGCGGCTGCGGCCGTACTATCCGTCGCTGTTCGCGCGGCGGCGGGTGGTCGAGGGCATCAGGCAGGAGCCCGAGCTGTTCCTCGACTCCTTCAGCACCAACAAGCTCTACAGCGTGGCCTTCCTGCGCGACCGCGCGCTGCGCTTCCCCGAGGACATCCACTACGAGGACCACGTCTTCGCCGCCGAGCTGTACGCGGTGGCACGCAGGTTCGCGGTCGTGCCGTGGACGGTCTACCACTGGCACCGGGCCCCCACCAACGACTCGATCTCGCTGAGCATCGACGACCTGGCCAACGTGCGGCAGCGGGTGATCGCGGCCCGCCTGAGCGACGACCTCCTGCGCGAGCACGGCGCCGCCGACCTGGTGCCGCACAGGCAGTACCGGTTCCTGCGCCAGGACCTGCGGGTCTACCTGAACCCGCTGCCGCTGCGCGACGCGGTGTGGGTCAAGGAGTTCGCCGCGATCGTACGGCCGTACCTGGAGGAGATCCCCGAGGAGGTGTACGAGCGCGTCGATCCGCTCGACCGGGTCTGCGCCCAGCTCATCCTGGACGACAGGACCGAGGACCTGCGGACGGCGGCGGGCTCCCTGACCGGGCCGCGCGCCGCGCCGAGGGCGGCCGTGCAGCTCGACGGGCGCACGTACTGGGGCACGTCGGTCTCCCCCGGCCTGGACATCACCGCGCTGCGGCTGGCCGAGCTGCCCTTCAGCGCCTCCAGGCTGCGGCACGAGGTCGCCGCGCTGTCCTGCGACGGCGAGCGGGTGCGGATGACCGTGCGCACGTACGACCCGTTCGGCGCGCTGCCGGTGGACTGGACGGCGTTCCTGCAGCTCGGCGGGGAACGCGTGCCGATCTCGCCGGAGCCGTCGGGCGAGGGCGGCTACGTCAGCCAGGTCACCTTCACGCCCAGGGGCAGGTGCGACCCGCGCATCGGCTTCACCAGGACCTCCGACGGGCACACCACGACCGACCGGATCCTCGCCGACCCGCACACCGAGCCGATCGAGCTGCCCGGCTGCACGCTGAAGGTCGAGGGGTACGCCGGTTACCTGACCGTGCGGCCCGATCCGGCGCCCCGGTCGGTGTGGCGGCGGGTCAGGCGGCGGCTGCTCCGGCGGCTCAGCACGCCGGCGAACAAGCTGCGCGCGTACAAGGTGCTGATCAGGGTGCTGCCGCCGCGCCGGAACCTGGCGCTGTTCGAGTCGGACGTCGGCAAGGGGTACAACGGCAGCCCCCGGGCCATCTACGAGGAGATCCGGCGGCGTGGCCTGCCCATCGAGGCCGTCTGGTCGGTGGCCAGGGGCCGGCGCAACTTCCCCGCCGACGCGCGGCTGGTGCGCCGGGGCAGCTGGCGCTACGTCTGGACCATGGCCAGGGCCGGGATCTGGGTCGACAGCCACGGCTTCCCGCTCGACTACCCCAAGCCGCGCGGCACCCGCTATCTGCAGACCTGGCACGGGCAGGGCATCAAGTCGATCGGTTTCGACGCGCCCGACCTGCGCGGCGACTTCGACGGGCCGCGCGCCCGGTGGCGGGCGGCCGTGGCGCGGTGGGACGCGCTGGTGTCGCCGAGCGCGGAGTTCTCGCGGGTGTTCCTGCCGTCGAACGGCTACTCGGGCAAGGTGTACCGGTGCGGGACGCCCCGGTGCGACGCGCTCGTGCGGGCCCGGCAGTCCGACGACGTGCGGCGGCGGCTGGAGGTGCCGCCGGGGCGGCAGGTCCTGCTCTACGCGCCCACCTATCGGGACCGGGCCAAGCACAGCGGCCGGTCCGTCCGGGTCGACCTGGAGCTGCTGGCCGAGGAGCTGGCCGACGAGTGGGTGGTCGTGCTGCGTACGCATCCGGTCGAGCGTTACCGGCCGCCCGAGCACCTGCGGCACTTCGTCCGCGACGCCGGGGCCTACCCGGAGATCAACGACCTGATGCTCGCCTCGGACGCGCTGCTGACCGACTACTCCTCCGTCATGTGCGACTACGCGCTGACGGGCAAGCCGATGGTGTTCTTCATCGACGACTGGGACGACTACCGGCTCTCCGAACGCGGCGTCTACCACGACCTGCCGGCCATCGCGCCGGGCCCGTGCCTGACCACGACCGAGGACCTGGTGGCGGTGCTGCGCGCGCTGCCCGCCGTGCACGAGGCGTACGCGCAGCGGTACGCGGCCTTCCGCGACCTGTGGTGCGCCGACGAGCACGGCGACGCGGCGGCCAGGATCGTGGCCGACTTCTTCGCGGAGGCCGGGCGATGA
- a CDS encoding SRPBCC family protein — translation MAMRFEHEFTVPVPVEQAWAVLLDVERVAPCLPGATLDIFEGDEFTGRMKVKVGPITVTYRGTARFEDVDKDSYSLTIQASGKEARGSGTASATVRARMEPREEATLVTVETSFNVTGRPAQFGRGVMAEVGGRLIEKFAANLAELLSEPAVEQVAPTQERQEEERHLSAVPEQDFHPAGTLRTSRSPDEEALDLLEIAGQPLLKRLAPIVGGIAALIVVIWVIRRLMR, via the coding sequence ATGGCGATGCGGTTCGAGCACGAGTTCACTGTTCCTGTACCGGTCGAGCAGGCCTGGGCCGTGTTGCTCGACGTCGAGCGGGTCGCGCCGTGCCTGCCCGGGGCGACACTGGACATCTTCGAGGGTGACGAGTTCACCGGCAGGATGAAGGTCAAGGTCGGCCCGATCACGGTCACCTATCGCGGCACGGCCAGATTCGAGGACGTGGACAAGGACTCCTACTCGCTCACCATCCAGGCGTCGGGCAAGGAGGCCAGGGGCTCAGGCACGGCCTCCGCCACGGTCAGGGCGCGCATGGAGCCGCGCGAGGAGGCCACGCTGGTGACCGTGGAGACCTCGTTCAACGTCACGGGGCGGCCCGCCCAGTTCGGCCGGGGCGTGATGGCCGAGGTCGGCGGCAGGCTGATCGAGAAGTTCGCCGCGAACCTGGCGGAGCTGCTCTCGGAGCCCGCGGTGGAGCAGGTGGCCCCCACTCAGGAGCGGCAGGAGGAGGAGCGGCACCTCAGCGCGGTGCCGGAGCAGGACTTCCACCCGGCGGGCACGCTGCGGACCTCGCGTTCGCCCGACGAGGAGGCGCTCGACCTACTGGAGATCGCCGGGCAGCCGCTGCTGAAGCGGCTGGCGCCCATCGTGGGCGGCATCGCGGCACTAATTGTCGTTATTTGGGTTATACGTCGCCTTATGCGCTGA
- a CDS encoding glycosyltransferase, which yields MTVVFTCLDADTLGGVQQVTHTLAQGLARRGHEVHVIGLQRAAAPFRYVDRPLYHHHVISGRPATGGLARRRADRRLRSLLGEIGPGYAVMTSPSVVARAAPLLPGSLRPIGQYHGSYDHARDCWHLASIRRHYPELDQAVFLSEEDARLFSEHALLPNAGVLPNPLADWPEEMSVLESPRVLGVGRLEGVKRFDRLISAFARSGAPEPWELHLVGDGGELDGLREHARREGVADRVVFRGVVPAAAMPAEYLRASVLGLTSEYEGLPVVLLESAAHGVPAVAFGVSGGVRSVGSVLVPPGDVDAFAVELGRLVDDEEERRRLGADARARAEAYRLEHVLDRWESLFAHLER from the coding sequence ATGACCGTCGTGTTCACCTGCCTGGACGCCGACACGCTCGGCGGCGTCCAGCAGGTCACCCACACCCTCGCCCAAGGCCTGGCGCGGCGCGGCCACGAGGTGCACGTGATCGGGCTGCAGCGGGCCGCCGCGCCGTTCCGGTACGTGGACCGGCCGCTCTACCACCACCATGTGATCAGCGGCCGCCCGGCGACCGGGGGCCTGGCGCGCAGGCGGGCCGACCGGCGGCTCAGGTCGCTGCTCGGCGAGATCGGGCCCGGCTACGCGGTGATGACCTCGCCGTCCGTGGTGGCCAGGGCGGCCCCGCTGCTGCCCGGCTCGCTGCGGCCGATCGGGCAGTACCACGGCTCCTACGACCACGCCCGCGACTGCTGGCACCTGGCCTCGATCAGGCGCCACTACCCGGAGCTGGACCAGGCGGTCTTCCTCAGCGAGGAGGACGCCCGGCTGTTCTCCGAGCACGCGCTGCTGCCCAACGCGGGCGTGCTGCCGAACCCGCTGGCCGACTGGCCCGAGGAGATGTCGGTGCTGGAGTCGCCGCGGGTGCTGGGGGTGGGGCGGCTGGAGGGGGTCAAGCGCTTCGACCGGCTCATCAGCGCCTTCGCCCGCTCGGGCGCGCCCGAGCCGTGGGAGCTGCACCTCGTCGGCGACGGCGGGGAGCTCGACGGGCTGCGTGAGCACGCGCGGCGGGAGGGGGTGGCGGACCGGGTGGTGTTCCGCGGGGTGGTGCCGGCCGCCGCCATGCCCGCCGAGTACCTCCGTGCCTCCGTGCTGGGGCTGACCAGCGAGTACGAGGGCCTGCCCGTGGTGCTGCTGGAGTCGGCGGCGCACGGGGTGCCCGCCGTGGCCTTCGGCGTGTCGGGGGGCGTGCGGTCGGTCGGGTCCGTGCTGGTGCCGCCGGGGGACGTGGACGCGTTCGCGGTGGAGCTGGGGCGGCTGGTGGACGACGAGGAGGAGCGGCGCCGGCTGGGCGCCGACGCCCGCGCCAGGGCCGAGGCCTACCGCCTGGAGCACGTGCTGGACCGCTGGGAGTCGCTGTTCGCCCACCTCGAACGCTGA
- a CDS encoding CDP-alcohol phosphatidyltransferase family protein, translated as MRTYSLDDVYETRKRRDSWWTVYFVDPVACRVALPVANRTRMTPNGLTVLSLVLGMVSAACFASNQLIAGAGFFYLSFMIDCVDGKIARLKGTGTPFGLWLDYVGDRIRVVLCAGGLAYGQYALTGDVRYVVLGAAVAVLDLFRYVNAPQMKRVREAVREERQEPDPLGGPDPLDGADPLDGPDPLDGPDPLDGPDPLDGPDPLDGPEPGQVALGRGPRPRGFFRFFRRLNRFLARHRVRSHLVSGIEFHAAVFVIAPLAGAWALIPLAALSGLLLLANEVFLVYRMWLFTRRHGAGSPQESREHVLV; from the coding sequence ATGAGGACCTATTCGCTGGATGACGTCTACGAGACACGCAAGCGGAGAGACTCCTGGTGGACCGTGTATTTCGTGGACCCGGTCGCCTGCCGGGTCGCACTACCGGTCGCCAATCGCACCCGGATGACACCCAACGGACTCACGGTGCTCTCGCTGGTCCTCGGCATGGTGTCGGCCGCCTGTTTCGCATCGAACCAGCTCATAGCGGGCGCAGGCTTCTTCTATCTGAGCTTCATGATCGACTGCGTGGACGGCAAAATCGCCCGCCTCAAGGGCACGGGGACACCGTTCGGTCTCTGGCTCGACTACGTGGGCGACCGGATCCGGGTCGTCCTGTGCGCCGGCGGCCTGGCCTACGGGCAGTACGCGCTGACGGGCGACGTCCGCTACGTGGTGCTCGGCGCCGCGGTGGCGGTCCTGGACCTGTTCAGGTACGTCAACGCGCCGCAGATGAAGCGGGTACGCGAGGCCGTCAGGGAGGAGCGGCAGGAGCCGGACCCCCTGGGCGGGCCTGACCCCCTCGACGGAGCCGACCCGCTGGACGGGCCTGACCCGCTGGACGGGCCTGACCCGCTGGACGGGCCTGACCCGCTGGATGGGCCGGACCCCCTCGACGGGCCGGAGCCCGGGCAGGTGGCGCTGGGGCGGGGGCCCCGGCCCCGCGGTTTCTTCCGGTTCTTCAGGCGGCTCAACAGGTTCCTGGCCCGCCATCGCGTGCGATCGCACTTGGTGAGCGGCATCGAGTTCCACGCGGCGGTGTTCGTGATCGCGCCCCTTGCGGGGGCATGGGCGCTGATCCCGCTCGCCGCGCTGTCGGGGCTCCTGCTGCTCGCCAACGAGGTCTTCCTTGTCTATCGGATGTGGCTCTTCACGCGCAGGCACGGCGCGGGCTCGCCTCAGGAGAGCCGAGAGCACGTTCTCGTCTAA
- a CDS encoding FAD binding domain-containing protein, whose protein sequence is MIPAQFDYVRPGSIAEACQELGSDEDAKVLAGGQSLLPFLRLRLAYPSKLVDLGRLADLKGVHDRGDHVYIGAMATHDEVMRSPVVTAGCPLLALAAAQVADPAIRHRGTFGGSLAHADPAGDLPAVALALDAVFVAASAGGEREIPAAEFFVDYLESSLRQGEILAGVRVPKLGEGWGFHYEKFHRTAQAWAIVGVAAAVRRSNGSIAEARIGLTNMGPTPLRAHAVETALQGVELGDQVRQACAEAAADTAPPADLHAQPDYRRHLAKVLTDRAVRAAAGAP, encoded by the coding sequence ATGATTCCCGCGCAGTTCGACTACGTCCGGCCGGGCTCGATCGCCGAGGCGTGCCAGGAGCTCGGCTCGGACGAGGACGCCAAGGTGCTGGCGGGCGGGCAGTCGCTGCTGCCGTTCCTGCGGCTGCGGCTGGCGTACCCGTCGAAGCTGGTGGACCTCGGCCGGCTGGCCGACCTGAAGGGGGTGCACGACCGCGGCGACCACGTCTACATCGGCGCGATGGCCACGCACGACGAGGTCATGCGCTCTCCCGTCGTGACGGCGGGCTGCCCGCTGCTGGCGCTGGCGGCGGCGCAGGTGGCCGACCCGGCGATCCGGCACCGGGGCACGTTCGGCGGCTCGCTGGCGCACGCGGACCCGGCGGGTGACCTGCCGGCCGTGGCGCTGGCGCTGGACGCGGTGTTCGTGGCGGCCTCGGCGGGCGGGGAGCGGGAGATCCCGGCGGCCGAGTTCTTCGTCGACTACCTGGAGTCGTCGCTGCGGCAGGGCGAGATCCTGGCCGGGGTGCGCGTGCCGAAGCTGGGCGAGGGCTGGGGCTTCCACTACGAGAAGTTCCACCGGACGGCGCAGGCGTGGGCGATCGTCGGCGTGGCGGCGGCGGTCAGGCGCTCGAACGGCTCGATCGCCGAGGCCAGGATCGGGCTGACGAACATGGGCCCGACGCCGCTGCGCGCGCACGCCGTCGAGACCGCGTTGCAGGGCGTGGAGCTGGGCGACCAGGTGCGCCAGGCGTGTGCGGAGGCGGCGGCCGACACCGCGCCGCCGGCGGATCTGCACGCCCAGCCGGACTATCGCCGGCATCTGGCCAAGGTGCTGACCGACCGCGCGGTACGAGCGGCGGCCGGCGCGCCCTGA